A stretch of Lachancea thermotolerans CBS 6340 chromosome D complete sequence DNA encodes these proteins:
- the MTF1 gene encoding RNA polymerase specificity factor (similar to uniprot|P14908 Saccharomyces cerevisiae YMR228W MTF1 Mitochondrial RNA polymerase sigma- like specificity factor required for promoter recognition interacts with mitochondrial core polymerase Rpo41p imported into mitochondria via a novel process requiring most of the Mtf1p sequence), which produces MAIRVQPLRDLAKIQHYYGFRYLLNPGVHEKIFDKLDLPQTYQDTSKLKVLDLYPGPGQHSAIFHNRFKPLQHVLMDARPDFVKHLRGLSSTQNDSFQLYGKDPYEWQSYTDLIDVEKKFVPSKRSLDSIHDEFLVLANLTGMVGEGLFMQWLACVGNRNWLHRFGRVKMLVWVLESTAMKILARPGDQLRSKCSVVADTFTDTKLVATMETKNLHKFGQGVIDSHKPVLFPENDVWMPSGKPISLLEVNPSKHNIDLDNFDYVTKHLLILRSTPLCEAFESLGHGGRDYFTTVIKDKKFLRKCPKELTSSEFLMITEAFVNWPFKPDIYMDFIDVFQDND; this is translated from the coding sequence ATGGCAATCCGTGTTCAACCATTACGTGATCTTGCCAAAATTCAACACTACTATGGATTCAGGTATCTTTTAAATCCAGGAGTTCATGAGAAGATATTTGATAAACTTGACCTTCCTCAGACTTACCAAGATACTTCTAAATTAAAGGTTTTGGATCTGTACCCTGGCCCAGGCCAGCACTCAGCCATATTCCATAACAGATTTAAGCCCTTACAACATGTGCTAATGGATGCGCGACCGGATTTCGTGAAGCATCTTCGCGGGCTGAGTTCTACACAGAATGACAGTTTTCAGCTATATGGTAAGGACCCATACGAATGGCAGTCATATACAGACCTTATAGACGTTGAGAAAAAATTTGTACCGTCGAAGAGAAGTCTTGATTCGATTCATGATGAGTTTTTGGTCCTTGCGAATCTTACCGGTATGGTAGGAGAAGGATTATTTATGCAATGGCTGGCATGCGTAGGAAATAGGAACTGGCTTCATCGCTTCGGAAGGGTAAAAATGCTAGTATGGGTCTTGGAGAGCACTGCCATGAAAATTCTTGCAAGGCCGGGGGACCAACTGCGTTCTAAGTGCTCAGTTGTGGCTGACACCTTTACTGATACAAAATTGGTAGCCACAATGGAAACTAAGAACTTGCACAAGTTTGGCCAAGGGGTGATTGATTCCCACAAACCAGTTCTTTTCCCTGAGAATGATGTTTGGATGCCCAGCGGTAAACCAATTAGTCTGCTAGAAGTCAATCCTTCTAAGCACAATATTGATTTAGATAACTTTGATTACGTGACGAAGCACTTATTAATCTTGAGAAGCACGCCACTATGTGAGGCTTTCGAGTCGCTGGGCCATGGCGGAAGGGATTATTTCACTACGGtcatcaaagacaagaaatTTCTACGAAAGTGTCCAAAAGAATTGACGTCTTCAGAATTTTTAATGATAACTGAGGCATTTGTGAATTGGCCCTTCAAGCCCGATATATATATGGACTTCATTGATGTGTTTCAAGACAATGACTGA
- a CDS encoding KLTH0D13134p (conserved hypothetical protein): MKPWILECFSLLAYANIRFILCSNYETLNSIAARDSKKQSSRFGLELEPGCMSKCLIAPLMKDVQQNAYVLGRLDNHTELYPGVSSCLLDIEKKNSLGQYRSEEAIVFEYYACIINVELRVLADLREQRKLHQYPLKGNWLAKDVSILANATKCLVIVAILIAFRRYIELSFLKVVEELRSQSCLLMTALDLRINALASNVSNFGTSMGTKLQKLRKRVKVGVQSSLETKTVSILSKENMGNTEKFPAIEKNCVGRQAKVVDEFSICSHEPGGDEPSGDFGLPLQRSEQLPLELASKKKGLLFDLTTKKGRNDWKEYINRDIRRIAAHQINAAGQSAIVKSSVDCNSGGSKENDVLDDTLQNVPLYDRHGKPLRRICVPGIGWISRKKYLEQRG, translated from the coding sequence ATGAAGCCTTGGATACTTGAATGCTTCTCCCTATTGGCCTATGCCAACATTAGGTTTATCTTGTGTTCAAATTATGAAACACTAAATAGCATTGCCGCGAGAGACTCTAAAAAGCAATCCTCCCGCTTCGGACTAGAGTTAGAGCCCGGTTGCATGAGCAAATGTTTGATTGCTCCGCTTATGAAAGACGTTCAGCAGAATGCCTATGTATTGGGAAGGTTGGATAATCATACTGAGTTGTACCCAGGTGTGTCCTCATGTCTGCTAGATATcgagaaaaaaaacagtCTGGGACAATATCGCTCCGAAGAAGCAATCGTGTTCGAGTACTACGCTTGTATAATTAATGTGGAGCTTCGCGTATTGGCAGACCTTagagaacaaagaaagttGCACCAATACCCTCTGAAGGGTAATTGGCTTGCCAAGGACGTGTCAATCCTAGCAAATGCCACGAAATGCTTAGTTATCGTTGCAATTTTGATAGCCTTTCGAAGGTATATTGAGTTATCTTTCCTCAAGgttgttgaagagctgaGAAGTCAGTCATGTCTTTTGATGACAGCCTTAGATCTGAGAATTAACGCATTAGCGTCTAATGTTTCGAATTTTGGGACTAGCATGGGAACCAAATTACAAAAACTCAGAAAAAGAGTCAAAGTGGGCGTCCAAAGCAGCCTAGAAACGAAAACCGTTTCAATCCTATCCAAGGAGAACATGGGTAACactgaaaaatttccagCTATCGAGAAAAACTGCGTAGGTCGTCAGGCCAAAGTTGTGGACGAATTTTCTATTTGCAGTCACGAGCCCGGCGGTGACGAGCCCAGCGGTGACTTTGGCTTGcctcttcaaagatctgAGCAACTTCCATTAGAACTCgcgtcaaaaaaaaagggtcttctttttgatcTCACAACCAAAAAGGGCCGTAATGACTGGAAAGAATATATTAACCGAGATATCCGACGGATTGCGGCCCACCAAATAAATGCTGCGGGTCAGTCAGCCATCGTGAAAAGTTCGGTAGATTGCAATAGTGGAGgcagcaaagaaaatgatgTGCTCGATGATACTTTACAGAATGTACCACTTTATGACAGGCATGGGAAGCCACTGCGAAGAATTTGCGTCCCTGGAATTGGCTGGATTTCGAGAAAGAAATACCTGGAACAAAGAGGCTGA
- the RRP5 gene encoding Rrp5p (similar to uniprot|Q05022 Saccharomyces cerevisiae YMR229C RRP5 Part of small ribosomal subunit (SSU) processosome containing U3 snoRNA) required for the synthesis of both 18S and 5.8S rRNAs) produces the protein MSSSGQKRKRVEESPLTRQDNTKQPSGPSLLQSVEEASFPRGGASALTPLELKQVANEAASDVLFGSGPAVASPAANDSQRPKKKKKTSPKAATGTKDAAGGDDESVAVIDHLTFRNLPVGTLVLGRISKVNKHDLCVALSDNLCGFVTLPNISEPFTKLLEDIDESMESDKEASDDESDAEYDNDDDDQKSSQAQAAKLKDLPDLNNFFTQGQWLRCSVHSNSALDKNSKKQKRIELSIEPSATNQLIEEDLARNCTIQCAVKSIEDHGAILDVGMDGITGFISKKECESLPNFAPGTVFLANVAKKSGRTVTVNFEFKNKKSKVSQISSVDAVIPGQAVDFLCQKKTSNGVIGKVFGLVDGFLNISQQAIFYTDSKSDQAYPIGSNTRVRIIASLKNKSGDKFVILSDLPSVLSLASETSGNSALEAFPVGYTFENCEVKGRDSQYFYLKLNKDFLGRVHLSKTGEQEPSGEVSARVLGYDSFDGYYQLATDPKVIAVEYLRPIDIPVGTIVPGCEITEVSDKGIKLSIFGGQFKATVPPLHISDIRLVYPERKFKIGSKVKGILINATERGQLFMSLKKSLVNLDREETELASSFEDIEKIASSDSKLAATVDIFKPNGCIVSFLNGLRGFLPNSNISEAYVKRPQDHLRLGQTVIVKVLQHNKEQNRVIVTCKVSSEAASLQREAIENMIVGRSIIKVAVVEKTKDSIVVEQVGTGLRGVVYVGHLSDSRVEQNRAQLKKLKIGSELEGLVIDKDERTRVFNLSCKKSLMKDAEKSLLPLNYQDVKQRGNHSPFNGYVKSVSEKGVFVAFNGQFVGLVLPSYAVDSRDVSLSSKFYVNQSVSAFLLRTDDDNERFLLSFKEPKNEKSSKTPESERPAINPVDQSIKEVSEFALGKVTKAKVKAVKKNQLNVVLSDNLHGRIDISEVFDKFEDIKDPKKPLATFKKGDVLDVKVIGFHDVKSHKFLPVSHRSSKNVLIELSAKPSSLAGVNHATIKDVKVGDSIVGFVNNVSKDIMWLTVSPSLKAKIDFFDLADENSQLGHGIEDSFPLGCALRTKVVSIDQDRNTLSVSARTHDIKGIKDINVGDCLPARLLKITDSYLLLELGENVRGVAFATDALDDYSKPLKDVYANQKNSIVSAKVISIDKDDGKLNLSLRSENPRDGTAKTHEDLKRGDVVRGLVKKITEKGIFIYLSSTLQAFVPVSKLTDSFIKDWRKFFKPMQSVVGKVVNCDDDSHILVTLKESEVNGELRILKSYNDIKVGEIFEGAVKNVTDFGLFVKLDNTVNVTGLAHKTEVADSAVGDLASIFGVGDKVKAIVLKVNPDKKQLSLGLKASYFKESNENQASDDAEGDEGSESSDEEVVNEEGQESDSDGMEVDDHEGEDKGDKSKQQPVLSSDGLSLSAGFDWTTSILDQAQEEESSEEEDFSETKRSKKKKKSVQGVEDQTIDINTRAPESVGDFERMIMGNPNSSVIWMNYMAFQLQLGEIDKAREVAERALKTISFREEAEKLNIWIGLLNLENTFGTESTLNEVFSRACQYMDSYTIHSKLINIFQMSHNFEKASLLFKTTAKKFGAEKVSIWVLWSDFLIEQGRAEEARQVLASALQSLPRRNHIEVVRKFAQLEFAKGDSEQGRSLFEGLLADTPKRIDLWNVYLDQEIKSGDKKRVENLFERVVNRKLTRKQAKFFFGKWLDFEEASDDQKTAEYVKAKASEYVEKLSQKSASVE, from the coding sequence ATGTCGTCCTCGGGgcagaagaggaagagagtAGAGGAATCTCCTCTCACTCGCCAAGACAACACAAAACAACCATCAGGTCCCTCGCTTCTGCAGAGTGTGGAGGAGGCTTCATTCCCTAGAGGTGGCGCCAGCGCGCTGACGCCTTTAGAGCTAAAACAGGTTGCCAACGAAGCAGCAAGCGATGTGCTTTTTGGATCCGGGCCTGCTGTTGCCAGCCCTGCCGCTAACGACAGCCAAAGACctaagaaaaagaagaagacatcGCCCAAGGCTGCGACAGGTACGAAGGACGCTGCTGGTGGCGATGACGAGTCTGTTGCAGTGATTGATCACCTCACTTTCAGAAATCTACCAGTTGGGACTTTGGTGCTCGGAAGAATCAGCAAAGTTAACAAACATGACCTTTGTGTTGCCCTCAGCGACAACCTGTGTGGGTTTGTTACTCTACCGAACATCTCTGAACCCTTCACAAAGCTGCTTGAAGACATAGATGAATCTATGGAAAGCGATAAAGAAGCTAGCGACGACGAGTCAGACGCAGAATACGATAATGACGACGATGATCAGAAATCTTCGCAAGCTCAGGCCGCTAAGCTCAAGGACCTGCCTGATCTaaacaacttcttcactCAAGGTCAGTGGCTGAGATGCAGTGTGCATTCGAATTCGGCCCTCgacaaaaacagcaagaaacagaagaggaTTGAACTCTCTATTGAGCCCAGTGCAACAAACCAATTGATTGAGGAAGATCTTGCGAGGAATTGCACTATTCAGTGCGCCGTCAAGAGTATAGAGGACCACGGTGCCATACTTGACGTGGGAATGGACGGTATCACCGGATTTATCTCTAAAAAGGAATGTGAATCGCTTCCCAACTTCGCACCTGGTACCGTCTTTTTGGCCAACGTGGCCAAGAAATCTGGCAGAACTGTCACGGTCAATTTTGAGTTCAAGAATAAAAAGAGCAAGGTGTCCCAGATATCCTCAGTCGATGCTGTCATTCCTGGCCAAGCAGTGGACTTCTTGTgccaaaagaaaacttcaaatggCGTGATTGGTAAGGTCTTTGGTCTCGTAGATGGGTTTCTGAACATATCTCAACAGGCGATCTTTTACACCGATAGCAAAAGTGACCAGGCATACCCAATTGGTTCAAATACGAGAGTAAGGATAATTGcctctctcaaaaacaaatcgGGCGACAAGTTCGTCATTTTGTCCGACTTGCCTAGCGTTTTATCACTTGCGAGCGAGACTTCAGGAAACTCGGCTTTAGAAGCTTTCCCAGTTGGTTACACCTTCGAAAATTGCGAAGTCAAAGGACGTGACTCTCAATACTTCTATCTAAAGCTcaacaaagacttcttgGGACGTGTCCACTTGTCGAAAACAGGTGAACAGGAACCATCTGGCGAGGTTAGCGCTCGCGTTCTCGGTTACGATAGCTTTGACGGGTATTACCAGCTTGCAACAGATCCAAAAGTTATCGCGGTTGAATATTTGAGGCCCATCGATATTCCAGTAGGTACTATTGTTCCCGGATGCGAGATCACGGAAGTCTCTGACAAGGGGATAAAACTTAGCATTTTTGGTGGCCAGTTTAAGGCGACTGTGCCACCACTTCATATCTCTGACATTAGGCTTGTGTACCCAGAGAGAAAGTTTAAAATTGGCTCCAAGGTGAAGGGTATTTTGATAAACGCCACAGAAAGAGGCCAGCTGTTtatgtctttgaaaaagtctCTAGTCAATCTCGATAGGGAGGAGACTGAGCTAGCGTCAAGCTTTGAGGACATCGAAAAGATTGCCTCCTCTGATTCCAAATTGGCTGCTACAGTTGACATCTTCAAACCAAATGGATGCATAGTTTCATTCTTAAACGGCTTGAGAGGCTTTTTACCCAACAGCAATATATCGGAGGCCTACGTCAAGAGGCCTCAAGATCATTTGAGACTAGGGCAAACTGTGATCGTGAAGGTTTTGCAGCATAACAAAGAGCAGAACCGAGTCATTGTCACATGCAAAGTTTCAAGCGAGGCTGCGTCGTTGCAGAGAGAAGCCATCGAAAACATGATTGTCGGAAGATCAATAATCAAGGTTGCTGTAGTTGAGAAGACGAAGGATTCTATCGTTGTTGAGCAAGTTGGGACAGGATTGAGAGGTGTTGTTTATGTTGGCCACCTGTCTGATTCTAGGGTTGAGCAAAACAGGGCacagctcaagaaactcaaaattGGGTCAGAGCTTGAGGGTTTGGTAATTGATAAAGATGAGAGAACAAGGGTTTTTAACCTTTCGTGCAAaaagtctttgatgaagGACGCTGAAAAGTCGCTATTGCCCCTGAACTACCAGGATGTTAAACAGAGAGGCAATCATTCCCCATTCAATGGTTATGTTAAATCCGTGTCTGAGAAGGGTGTTTTTGTTGCCTTCAACGGTCAGTTTGTGGGTCTAGTTCTGCCAAGTTATGCGGTTGACAGTAGAGACGTTAGTCTGTCTTCCAAGTTTTACGTTAACCAATCGGTTTCCGCATTCCTTTTAAGAACCGACGATGACAACGAGCGTTTCCTGCTTTCGTTCAAGGAGCCAAAGAACgagaaaagctcaaaaacacctGAAAGTGAGCGCCCTGCTATCAACCCCGTTGATCAATCCATCAAGGAAGTATCCGAATTTGCGCTTGGAAAAGTTACAAAGGCTAAGGTCAAAGCAGTTAAAAAAAACCAGCTAAATGTCGTCCTTTCCGACAACCTTCATGGAAGGATTGATATCTCTGAGGTCTTCGACAAATTTGAAGACATCAAAGATCCCAAGAAACCACTTgccactttcaaaaagggTGACGTCTTGGATGTCAAGGTCATTGGATTTCATGATGTCAAGTCTCACAAGTTCTTGCCCGTATCGCACAGATCTTCTAAGAACGTTTTGATTGAGCTTTCTGCGAAGCCATCCTCCCTAGCTGGTGTCAATCACGCCACAATCAAAGATGTCAAAGTGGGCGACTCAATCGTGGGATTTGTGAACAACGTTTCGAAGGACATCATGTGGCTGACTGTCTCGCCTTCCTTGAAGGCTAAGATagatttctttgatttggCTGATGAGAACTCACAACTCGGCCATGGCATCGAAGACTCTTTCCCATTAGGTTGCGCTCTCAGAACAAAGGTTGTCAGCATCGACCAGGATCGCAACACTCTATCAGTATCAGCAAGGACGCATGACATCAAGGGCATCAAAGACATTAACGTCGGCGATTGTCTGCCAGCGCGCTTGCTCAAAATTACAGACAGCTATCTCTTGTTAGAACTTGGCGAGAATGTGAGAGGCGTCGCGTTCGCCACTGATGCCTTGGATGATTATTCGAAGCCTTTGAAGGACGTCTACGCAAACCAAAAGAACAGCATTGTGTCTGCCAAAGTGATCTCTATTGACAAAGATGATGGCAAGCTTAACCTATCTCTTCGTTCTGAAAACCCAAGAGACGGTACTGCAAAAACACACGAAGATCTGAAGAGAGGAGATGTCGTGCGTGGACTTGTTAAGAAAATAACCGAGAAGGGTATTTTCATTTACTTGAGCAGCACGCTTCAAGCGTTTGTGCCTGTCAGTAAGTTAACTGATTCTTTCATTAAGGACTGGCGgaagtttttcaaaccaATGCAAAGTGTTGTTGGTAAGGTTGTCAACTGTGATGATGACTCCCATATATTGGTtactttgaaagagtcgGAAGTTAATGGAGAattgagaattttgaagagttaCAATGACATCAAGGTTGGcgagatttttgaaggtgCCGTCAAAAATGTCACGGATTTCGGCTTATTTGTTAAGCTTGACAACACCGTGAACGTCACCGGTCTTGCCCATAAAACCGAAGTGGCTGATTCCGCTGTCGGCGATTTGGCTTCGATATTCGGTGTCGGTGATAAAGTCAAGGCAATTGTCCTCAAAGTTAATCCTGacaaaaaacagctttctcTCGGTCTCAAAGCTTCTTACTTCAAAGAGAGTAATGAGAATCAGGCGTCTGATGATGCGGAAGGGGACGAGGGCTCTGAATCcagcgatgaagaagttgtgaATGAAGAAGGCCAGGAAAGCGACTCTGACGGCATGGAGGTCGATGACCATGAAGGCGAAGATAAGGGTGACAAGTCAAAGCAGCAACCAGTTTTGTCTAGCGATGGTTTGAGTTTGAGTGCAGGATTTGATTGGACTACAAGCATTTTGGATCAGgctcaagaagaggaatcctctgaagaggaagattTCAGCGAGACCAAAAGGTCtaagaagaaaaagaagtcaGTGCAGGGTGTCGAGGATCAAACCATTGATATCAACACCAGAGCGCCTGAATCTGTTGGTGACTTCGAACGCATGATCATGGGTAATCCAAACTCTTCTGTTATCTGGATGAACTACATGGCATTCCAATTGCAGCTTGGAGAAATTGACAAGGCACGTGAAGTTGCTGAGCGTGCTTTGAAGACCATAAGCTTCAGGGAAGAGGCTGAGAAGCTGAACATATGGATCGGTTTGCTCAATTTGGAAAACACGTTTGGTACTGAGAGTACTCTAAATGAAGTTTTCTCAAGAGCATGTCAGTACATGGACTCCTACACAATTCACagcaagctcatcaacatTTTCCAAATGAGCCacaactttgaaaaagcttctttatTGTTCAAAACGACTGCAAAGAAATTTGGTGCGGAGAAGGTCTCTATTTGGGTTCTGTGGAGTGATTTCTTGATTGAACAGGGACGTGCTGAAGAAGCACGCCAAGTTCTTGCCAGTGCTTTGCAGTCTTTGCCGAGACGTAACCACATTGAAGTTGTGCGCAAATTTGCCCAACTTGAATTTGCTAAAGGCGACAGCGAGCAGGGCCGTTCGCTTTTCGAGGGGTTGCTTGCCGACACTCCAAAAAGAATCGATTTGTGGAATGTTTACCTAGATCAAGAGATCAAATCAGGCGACAAGAAGAGAGTTGAGAATTTGTTCGAGAGAGTTGTGAACAGAAAGCTAACGAGAAAGCAAGccaaatttttctttgGTAAGTGGCTTGATTTTGAGGAGGCCTCTGATGACCAAAAGACTGCCGAGTATGTTAAGGCAAAGGCCTCAGAGTATGTTGAGAAGCTAAGCCAAAAGTCAGCATCTGTAGAATAA